One stretch of Patescibacteria group bacterium DNA includes these proteins:
- a CDS encoding glycosyltransferase family 2 protein: MNNQDVKRVAIIAVLWKARRFLDAWIESLALLDYPREAVELVIVDNASTDGSRERILEIMQSPPQGLPKIHFMPMNTNLGFAGGNNRAIEYAMALPTGRQVQGFDYVYLINYDTRVEPDFLRHAVDAAESNQKIGSVQSLLALWPERGLINSSGNMIHYLGFGFCGGSRAARSERDFIGLPEIAYGSGAGVLYKIGALRDAGLFDEKLFAYHEDLDLGWRLRLGGFVNVLAPRSVVYHEYEFSRSISKYYWMERNRFILYFCDYKFLTQLVFLPAFLAMELGQFIFSIKSGWWREKLKAYLWMIAPWHWPYLFVKHARIARARSIGDKEVLRHFTGKIEYQEINNWALKIANPLFNLYFLIARLIIFW, encoded by the coding sequence ATGAATAATCAGGATGTAAAACGAGTGGCAATTATCGCCGTGCTCTGGAAGGCGCGGCGTTTTTTAGATGCCTGGATTGAATCGCTCGCGCTCTTGGATTATCCGCGGGAGGCGGTTGAGCTTGTTATTGTTGACAATGCGTCAACCGACGGGTCGCGCGAGCGCATTCTGGAGATAATGCAGTCGCCGCCCCAGGGGCTGCCGAAGATTCACTTTATGCCCATGAACACGAATCTCGGCTTTGCCGGCGGAAACAACCGCGCGATTGAGTATGCAATGGCCCTGCCTACCGGCAGGCAGGTGCAGGGTTTTGATTATGTTTATTTAATAAATTACGATACGCGGGTTGAGCCGGATTTTTTGCGCCATGCCGTCGATGCGGCGGAATCAAATCAGAAAATCGGTTCGGTGCAGTCTCTGCTCGCGCTCTGGCCCGAGCGCGGACTCATTAATTCGTCGGGCAACATGATTCATTATCTGGGATTCGGATTTTGCGGCGGTTCGCGCGCGGCGCGGAGCGAACGCGATTTTATCGGGCTTCCGGAAATTGCTTACGGCTCCGGAGCCGGGGTTTTATACAAGATCGGCGCCTTGCGCGATGCCGGGCTTTTTGATGAAAAACTTTTTGCGTATCACGAAGACCTGGATCTGGGCTGGCGGCTCCGGCTTGGCGGGTTCGTGAACGTGCTCGCGCCGCGGTCGGTTGTGTATCACGAATATGAATTCAGCCGGAGTATTTCAAAATATTACTGGATGGAGCGAAATCGTTTTATTTTATATTTTTGCGATTATAAATTTCTGACCCAGCTCGTGTTTCTGCCGGCCTTTCTCGCGATGGAGCTCGGGCAGTTTATTTTTTCCATCAAGTCCGGCTGGTGGCGCGAGAAGCTTAAGGCATATCTTTGGATGATCGCGCCGTGGCACTGGCCGTATCTCTTCGTCAAGCACGCGAGAATCGCGCGCGCGAGAAGTATCGGGGATAAAGAAGTGCTTCGTCATTTCACAGGGAAGATTGAGTATCAGGAAATTAATAATTGGGCGCTTAAAATCGCTAATCCGTTGTTTAATCTTTATTTTTTAATTGCACGACTAATTATATTTTGGTAG
- a CDS encoding GDP-mannose 4,6-dehydratase: protein MPISPIFEKKNVLVTGGAGFIGSHLCESLLDEAKVICIDNFVTSSESNIDRLMQNPDFEFLRLDTNEPFDLESFPELERFKLRFQGIQEVYHLACPTSAKRFDEFKLQTALSNSVGTRHALDIAVKYKAKFLFTSSSVIYGGRKEEHLSFREDEIGGVSTISPRACYDEGKRFAEAMVATYSQVFGIDAKIARIFRTYGPRMKLFDGQMIPDFITDALDGKELVIYGDESFKTSLCFVSDIVDGLKRLMQAPADIGPVNLGSDQDFLLADVAKKIIAMVNSSSEIKHEPPLLFMTELGLPDITKAKERLDWIPLVRLEEGLQKTIDFSRVQKGLVGI from the coding sequence ATGCCAATTTCGCCCATATTTGAGAAGAAAAATGTGCTTGTCACCGGCGGGGCCGGATTTATCGGTTCACACCTCTGCGAGTCGCTTTTGGATGAAGCCAAGGTTATTTGTATTGATAATTTTGTGACGAGCTCGGAATCAAACATTGACCGGTTGATGCAGAATCCGGATTTTGAATTTCTGCGGCTGGATACCAACGAACCGTTTGATCTGGAATCATTTCCCGAGCTTGAGAGGTTCAAATTGCGTTTTCAGGGAATTCAGGAAGTTTATCATCTGGCCTGTCCGACATCGGCGAAACGATTTGATGAATTTAAGCTGCAGACCGCGCTTTCCAACTCGGTCGGAACAAGGCACGCCCTGGATATCGCGGTGAAGTACAAAGCAAAATTTCTCTTTACATCCAGTTCGGTAATTTATGGAGGGCGCAAAGAAGAGCATCTTTCTTTTCGGGAAGATGAAATCGGCGGGGTTTCAACCATTTCGCCTCGCGCCTGTTATGATGAGGGAAAGCGCTTCGCTGAAGCAATGGTCGCGACTTATAGTCAAGTTTTTGGGATCGACGCGAAAATTGCGCGTATCTTCCGCACCTACGGGCCGCGCATGAAACTTTTTGACGGCCAGATGATACCGGATTTTATCACCGACGCGCTTGACGGCAAAGAACTGGTTATTTACGGCGATGAAAGTTTTAAAACAAGCCTGTGTTTTGTCTCGGATATTGTTGACGGGCTGAAGCGCCTGATGCAGGCGCCGGCGGATATCGGGCCCGTGAATCTCGGATCGGACCAGGATTTCCTGCTCGCCGACGTGGCAAAGAAAATAATCGCCATGGTGAATTCATCCTCGGAAATCAAACATGAACCCCCGCTTCTTTTCATGACCGAACTTGGGCTTCCGGATATCACCAAAGCCAAAGAGAGGCTAGACTGGATTCCGCTCGTGCGGCTTGAGGAGGGCCTTCAAAAGACGATTGATTTTTCAAGGGTGCAGAAGGGGTTGGTTGGGATTTAG
- a CDS encoding GtrA family protein, with product MEDNLKSQISNLKNISQKSNLFQTIKQLWRFTIVGTGATGVDFGTYLLLTKIFGIHYLLANFVSMTLGAIVGYWFNKTYTFGDTDKRVVRQYAVYWINALVVFLIGEGLLFVTVHYLGIWDVAAKFVVYAILYFINFFFQKIFIFKRTIKQ from the coding sequence ATGGAAGATAATCTCAAATCTCAAATCTCAAATCTCAAAAATATATCTCAAAAATCAAATCTTTTTCAAACCATCAAACAGCTGTGGCGGTTCACGATCGTGGGGACCGGGGCGACCGGCGTTGATTTTGGGACGTATCTATTGCTCACAAAAATTTTCGGCATACATTATCTTTTGGCGAATTTTGTGAGCATGACGCTCGGCGCGATCGTGGGTTATTGGTTTAACAAGACTTATACTTTCGGCGATACGGATAAGCGCGTGGTCAGGCAGTATGCGGTTTATTGGATTAACGCGCTTGTGGTTTTTTTGATCGGCGAAGGCCTGCTGTTTGTCACGGTGCATTACCTCGGAATCTGGGACGTGGCGGCAAAATTTGTGGTGTATGCCATTCTCTATTTTATTAATTTCTTTTTTCAGAAAATATTCATTTTTAAGAGAACAATAAAACAATAG
- a CDS encoding class I SAM-dependent methyltransferase, with translation MRIGFSKKLIACLVCQSDNARLEIGGMESGNDEAIFNGFLKCVRCGKAYQIKNGILFILPEQTVNDEKIGSEIAVRDAQAGGYDARLSARHDREIPSTLAQVGDVSGKKIIEYGCGTGRFTEEFVDYSCLLGVDISFNSLEILSCKLKSNNVGLVWADVTSFKTAKGFFDIAFSAQVLEHLPSDAYRNQFLQNINFTLAPGKPLILSAYHLDLRRRLKKLPKEGVHPSGIYYYYFSAKDIINLFNKNFFIDNVSFIDIALPFEQRMGFLKKIYPTLFRLAEHLPIIRGFSHLILIKAHKPVISSRICYGLFDTNFLKKCWRWFEDPQDIPGVGMINFFSYHNIDKPDFHKRAGLTTVIDLRQSIETIWSKMRKNYICKQIQRGERNGIIVKNDLNHKEFRRIYSIFRSEKGLPIERVNHYLENGLLFSAYYKNEMIAGGIFISDTRNIRAWALSSLRFSDSQQCEIVGQANRMIVWEAIRYAKLTDHEIFDLGGISPDSNQRGLRSIAEFKEAFGGERKQCYYYYKVYSSVIKYWMRIRGFKNV, from the coding sequence ATGAGGATAGGATTTTCGAAAAAACTTATTGCTTGCCTGGTCTGTCAATCTGATAACGCTCGTCTTGAAATTGGTGGCATGGAAAGCGGCAATGACGAGGCAATATTTAATGGTTTTCTAAAATGCGTTCGTTGTGGGAAAGCATATCAAATTAAAAATGGGATTTTGTTTATATTGCCGGAGCAGACGGTCAATGATGAAAAAATAGGTTCTGAGATAGCCGTTAGAGATGCGCAAGCTGGCGGTTATGACGCTAGATTGTCTGCGAGGCATGATAGGGAAATTCCCTCAACGCTTGCGCAAGTCGGCGACGTATCGGGAAAAAAAATAATTGAGTATGGCTGCGGAACAGGTCGTTTTACAGAGGAATTTGTTGATTATAGTTGTTTATTGGGGGTGGATATCTCGTTTAATTCGCTGGAGATACTTTCGTGCAAATTAAAATCCAATAATGTTGGTTTGGTCTGGGCTGACGTAACGTCGTTTAAAACAGCAAAAGGTTTTTTTGATATTGCTTTCTCTGCCCAAGTCTTAGAGCATTTGCCATCCGATGCGTATCGTAATCAGTTTCTCCAAAACATTAATTTCACCCTTGCGCCGGGCAAGCCGTTGATTTTATCGGCGTATCATCTTGATTTAAGGAGGAGATTAAAGAAATTACCAAAAGAGGGAGTTCATCCTTCGGGTATTTATTATTATTATTTTTCCGCGAAAGATATAATAAATTTATTTAACAAAAATTTTTTTATCGACAATGTTAGTTTCATTGACATAGCGCTTCCGTTTGAACAGAGGATGGGTTTTTTAAAAAAAATTTATCCAACGCTTTTTCGCCTCGCTGAACACTTGCCGATAATCAGAGGTTTTTCACATCTTATATTAATAAAGGCGCATAAGCCGGTAATTTCTAGCCGGATTTGCTATGGTTTATTTGACACTAATTTTTTAAAAAAGTGCTGGCGATGGTTTGAGGATCCGCAAGACATTCCAGGCGTTGGAATGATCAATTTTTTTTCCTATCACAATATTGATAAGCCAGATTTTCATAAACGAGCGGGTTTAACCACGGTAATTGATTTAAGACAGAGCATTGAAACGATTTGGAGCAAGATGAGGAAAAATTATATCTGTAAACAGATTCAAAGAGGGGAAAGAAATGGGATTATCGTAAAAAATGACCTAAATCATAAGGAATTTAGAAGAATTTATAGTATTTTTCGCTCAGAAAAAGGTTTGCCCATCGAAAGAGTCAACCATTATCTAGAAAACGGCTTACTTTTTTCCGCTTATTATAAAAACGAAATGATCGCCGGCGGTATTTTTATCAGCGATACTAGGAATATTCGTGCTTGGGCTCTTTCCTCACTGCGTTTTTCCGATAGCCAGCAGTGCGAGATTGTGGGGCAGGCAAATCGGATGATCGTTTGGGAGGCAATTCGATACGCGAAATTAACGGATCATGAAATTTTTGACTTAGGCGGCATAAGTCCGGATTCAAATCAGAGGGGGCTCAGGTCAATCGCTGAATTCAAGGAAGCATTTGGCGGTGAAAGAAAACAATGTTACTATTATTACAAGGTGTATTCAAGCGTTATCAAATATTGGATGCGAATCAGGGGTTTTAAAAATGTATGA
- a CDS encoding glycosyltransferase family 4 protein has product MKESATKNILLLINGLGVGGAETYFIKQANYLSAQGFNIFFATIFRAEQTFVSKLRIKNEVVSFNFKYLFDVRSFYRTLLFVKTNNIKFVYSTLDVANVVARLLKIFNPRLRVLIRESGMADRKSLFLRIIDVFLNFCCYRIIAVSEEVMNSLVKYQPFYRNRMIVINNGVEIEISEGALGELRKGKKIDRVTLLNVGSMKNENKGQEQLIYFFKKMVDRGLPIARLVLVGEGQLRQHFEKIALDLGLAEKVIFTGLLDREELKEQYLLADIFILYSKNEGCPNAVLEAMSCGLPVISTAVGGINKIVLDNVNGFIIERGNEDQISNAIKKMLDSETRNKMGMAAFSHVRDNFSLSQQTDKLIKLFKFI; this is encoded by the coding sequence ATGAAAGAATCTGCAACTAAAAATATATTACTTTTGATAAACGGATTGGGTGTCGGCGGCGCCGAAACTTATTTTATAAAACAGGCTAACTATTTATCGGCGCAGGGATTTAATATTTTTTTTGCTACGATTTTTCGCGCCGAACAGACCTTCGTTTCCAAATTACGAATAAAAAATGAAGTAGTGAGTTTTAATTTTAAGTATTTATTTGACGTTAGATCATTTTATCGAACCCTGCTTTTTGTGAAAACTAACAATATAAAATTTGTTTATTCTACCCTAGATGTGGCGAACGTCGTTGCTAGACTTTTGAAAATTTTTAATCCGAGGCTGAGGGTTTTAATTCGAGAATCGGGGATGGCGGATCGAAAGAGTTTGTTTTTAAGGATAATCGATGTTTTTTTAAATTTTTGTTGCTATAGGATAATCGCCGTTTCAGAAGAAGTAATGAACAGCCTAGTCAAGTATCAGCCATTCTATCGAAACCGGATGATTGTTATTAATAATGGAGTCGAAATTGAAATATCCGAAGGAGCATTGGGGGAATTAAGAAAAGGTAAAAAAATTGACCGGGTAACGTTATTGAATGTGGGCTCGATGAAAAATGAGAACAAGGGCCAGGAACAATTAATTTATTTTTTTAAAAAAATGGTGGATCGGGGTCTGCCTATCGCCAGACTTGTTCTCGTCGGCGAGGGTCAATTGCGGCAGCATTTCGAAAAAATTGCGCTTGATTTAGGGCTGGCAGAAAAAGTTATTTTTACCGGTTTATTGGATAGAGAGGAATTAAAAGAACAGTATCTATTGGCCGATATTTTTATTTTATACTCTAAAAATGAGGGTTGTCCAAATGCCGTACTGGAGGCCATGTCATGTGGATTGCCGGTTATTTCAACTGCCGTAGGGGGAATAAATAAGATAGTGCTTGATAATGTGAATGGGTTTATTATTGAGCGTGGCAATGAAGATCAAATCAGTAATGCTATAAAGAAAATGCTGGATAGTGAAACTAGAAATAAAATGGGGATGGCGGCATTTTCCCATGTCCGTGATAATTTTTCCTTATCACAGCAGACGGATAAACTAATTAAATTATTTAAATTTATATGA
- a CDS encoding NAD-dependent epimerase/dehydratase family protein: MNYKKVLVTGGAGFIGHNLVKELISRGYAVKIIDNLSTGKKENLHPDAEFVFADITKLDEIKPHFTGVEGVFHVAALPRVPLSIEKPQETHEANVGGTLNVLIAARDAGVKKLVYSASSSAYGEQETLPLHEGLPAQPMHPYGLQKYIGELYAKIFANIYKLPTVSLRYFNVYGQGMADKGAYVTVMSIFKQLYDAGKPLTIIGDGEQTRDFTHINDVVNANILALESMKVGKGEVINIGAEDNHSVNEIAAMFGGEKVFLPPRIEAKHTRADIRRAKELLGWEPQVKFIDGMKDLFERWGLENK; this comes from the coding sequence ATGAATTATAAAAAAGTTTTAGTCACTGGCGGCGCGGGATTTATCGGCCATAATTTGGTAAAAGAATTAATCAGCCGCGGCTACGCCGTGAAGATTATTGATAATTTGTCTACCGGTAAAAAAGAAAATTTGCATCCGGATGCGGAATTTGTGTTTGCCGATATAACTAAACTTGATGAGATAAAGCCGCACTTTACTGGCGTTGAGGGGGTTTTTCACGTCGCGGCTCTTCCGAGGGTGCCGCTTTCAATCGAGAAGCCGCAGGAGACGCACGAAGCAAATGTTGGTGGAACATTGAACGTGTTAATCGCGGCCCGTGATGCGGGTGTCAAGAAGTTAGTTTATTCCGCCTCGTCATCGGCTTATGGCGAGCAGGAGACATTGCCGCTCCACGAAGGACTGCCGGCTCAACCGATGCATCCATATGGCCTTCAGAAATACATTGGTGAGCTGTACGCGAAAATTTTTGCCAATATCTACAAACTACCTACGGTTTCTTTACGTTATTTTAATGTCTATGGCCAGGGCATGGCGGATAAGGGGGCCTATGTGACGGTAATGAGTATTTTTAAGCAGCTCTATGACGCCGGTAAACCCTTGACCATAATCGGCGACGGTGAGCAGACGCGCGATTTTACGCATATAAACGATGTGGTTAACGCCAATATTCTAGCGCTTGAATCCATGAAGGTGGGGAAAGGCGAAGTGATAAATATCGGTGCCGAAGATAACCATTCGGTCAATGAAATCGCGGCCATGTTCGGCGGGGAAAAAGTATTTTTGCCGCCGCGCATTGAGGCCAAGCATACGCGGGCGGACATCCGGCGCGCCAAAGAACTTCTTGGCTGGGAGCCGCAGGTAAAGTTCATCGACGGGATGAAAGATTTGTTTGAACGGTGGGGATTGGAAAATAAATAG
- a CDS encoding glycosyltransferase family 2 protein — MKIVAVIPAYNEEASITKVIEDIKPHIDAAVVVDDGSTDATAEVARTAGAVVLRHVINRGQGAALATGTEFTLRSLGADIIVHYDADGQHLAEEIDEMVKPIILGGADVALGSRFLGKKSNVPALRQLVLMGGIIFTRLTSGLRVTDTHNGFRALSREAAEKIKITQDRMAHASEILDEIGRNKLRYVEVPVTVKYTPESLAKGQRSLGSLKIVWDYLLNKFL; from the coding sequence ATGAAAATAGTAGCAGTAATACCAGCTTACAACGAGGAGGCTTCTATCACGAAAGTCATAGAAGATATAAAGCCGCATATTGATGCCGCCGTAGTTGTTGATGACGGTTCAACCGACGCGACGGCTGAAGTCGCAAGAACGGCCGGAGCGGTGGTACTGCGTCACGTGATTAACCGTGGACAGGGGGCGGCTCTTGCCACGGGTACCGAATTCACTCTCCGGAGCCTGGGCGCGGATATTATCGTGCATTATGATGCTGACGGCCAGCATCTGGCCGAAGAGATTGACGAGATGGTGAAGCCGATTATTCTTGGCGGGGCGGATGTGGCGCTGGGCTCGCGGTTTTTGGGAAAAAAATCCAATGTGCCGGCTTTGCGCCAGCTCGTGCTTATGGGTGGTATAATTTTTACCCGTTTGACTTCCGGGCTTAGGGTCACAGACACGCATAACGGATTCCGCGCATTGAGCCGTGAGGCGGCCGAGAAGATTAAAATTACCCAGGACAGAATGGCTCACGCTTCGGAAATTCTTGACGAAATCGGAAGGAACAAATTAAGATATGTCGAAGTGCCGGTAACGGTTAAATACACGCCGGAAAGCCTGGCGAAAGGACAGAGATCGCTCGGCTCGTTAAAAATAGTCTGGGATTATTTATTAAATAAATTTTTGTGA
- a CDS encoding oligosaccharide flippase family protein, producing the protein MEIKLIKIAEKFFKTDINYLIKGGFWLTSGQILTSLSSLILAIAFANLLERESYGTYRYILSAIGIISLFTLPGINTSLIRSIANNFSGSYLKAIKTKFKFSLIATIACLIVGIYYFYCQNNEIAFCFFIIASIIPFNKSSELYLSVLNGQKRFKLYTILYASSNIIATLSIILTLFFTDSLALILTSYFLSYTILQLIFSLYVKKYLNNNEADNTVEYGIHLSIMDVIKTIAGHLDRILIFNAMGPLEVAIYSFAVVPHSQAKSFLENIKVLAFPKLSASNEEDIRKFLPKKILKMELIIAILVIIYIFAAPTLFQIFLPKYMDSVLYSQVYFISLIFFPRTILSTAMTAKIKKKELYSIRILSPILRIILMVVGLKFFQLWGVLVAGMAANALMMLIYGYYFKKAFKQITYQSSL; encoded by the coding sequence ATGGAAATCAAATTAATAAAAATCGCTGAAAAATTTTTCAAAACCGACATTAATTATTTAATTAAGGGCGGCTTTTGGCTTACTTCCGGGCAAATCCTTACTTCGCTGTCATCTCTAATTTTAGCAATCGCTTTTGCCAATTTGCTGGAAAGAGAATCTTATGGCACCTATAGATATATTCTTTCCGCAATCGGCATCATTTCGCTCTTTACTCTTCCGGGAATAAATACCTCTTTGATAAGATCGATAGCGAATAATTTTTCCGGATCCTACCTGAAGGCAATTAAGACAAAGTTTAAATTTTCACTGATTGCCACTATAGCTTGCTTAATAGTCGGAATATATTATTTTTATTGCCAAAATAATGAAATTGCCTTTTGTTTCTTTATTATTGCATCCATTATCCCTTTCAATAAATCATCCGAACTCTATTTGTCTGTACTGAACGGCCAGAAAAGATTTAAACTCTATACTATTCTATATGCGAGTTCAAATATTATTGCAACGTTGTCAATAATCTTAACTTTATTTTTCACGGATAGTTTAGCGCTAATTTTAACGTCGTATTTCTTATCTTATACGATCCTGCAATTAATATTTTCTTTGTACGTAAAAAAATACCTAAACAACAATGAGGCTGATAATACCGTTGAATATGGCATTCATTTGAGCATAATGGATGTAATCAAAACGATCGCCGGACATCTCGACAGGATACTCATATTCAACGCAATGGGACCGTTAGAGGTGGCTATTTACTCTTTTGCCGTTGTCCCGCATAGCCAGGCAAAAAGTTTCCTCGAAAATATTAAAGTCCTCGCTTTCCCCAAACTTAGCGCGTCCAACGAGGAGGATATAAGAAAATTTTTACCAAAAAAAATTCTAAAAATGGAGCTCATAATCGCAATCTTGGTAATCATCTACATCTTCGCCGCTCCGACCCTATTCCAAATATTTCTCCCGAAATACATGGATTCGGTCCTCTATTCCCAAGTGTACTTTATCTCGTTGATATTTTTCCCAAGAACAATTTTATCTACCGCAATGACCGCAAAAATAAAAAAGAAAGAACTTTATTCCATAAGAATCCTCAGTCCAATACTAAGAATTATACTGATGGTCGTCGGATTAAAATTCTTTCAACTTTGGGGCGTACTCGTCGCGGGTATGGCGGCAAATGCGCTCATGATGTTAATCTACGGCTATTACTTTAAAAAAGCATTCAAGCAAATCACTTATCAATCATCTCTCTAG
- a CDS encoding DUF2304 domain-containing protein, protein MIIQAVIILFAAIAAWRAFRKYRSKDITAGWLAVWLLFWIAVSAAAVIPKKTDVAAAWFGVERGADLATYLSIVLLFYLAFRIFIKIQSIEKNITKITREIAVGEKSEDAKKHE, encoded by the coding sequence GTGATAATTCAAGCGGTTATTATATTATTTGCGGCGATTGCGGCCTGGAGAGCGTTCCGCAAGTACCGATCAAAAGACATTACCGCCGGATGGCTCGCGGTTTGGCTTTTGTTTTGGATTGCGGTCAGCGCGGCGGCGGTAATCCCAAAGAAAACCGACGTGGCGGCGGCCTGGTTCGGAGTCGAGCGCGGCGCGGATCTTGCGACATATCTTTCAATCGTGCTGTTATTTTATCTCGCGTTCAGAATATTCATTAAAATTCAGTCAATCGAAAAAAATATCACAAAAATTACCCGCGAAATCGCGGTGGGAGAGAAGAGTGAAGATGCAAAAAAGCATGAATAA
- a CDS encoding sugar transferase, whose amino-acid sequence MTDTIVKVKKALLVLGDLAAAYSSLYLTLLLRYRDGLNLEAWQSHLVPFTAIYLAWIVVFFISDLYNLNTARNTVDFRRRFFQALAINALIAVAFFYLNPAVAIAPKTNLIINIAVFAILAYFWRAIFNLAASHSIFANRVLFIGSQKKFQDIMPDLARGAYHDWKVVAVVDPQEIKEYRRDNVSFYKNTTPLSEIINQEKISTIVLGLSPEEHPRLGRELYDCIFAHSIAVVNLPKFYEIVTQRLPADLLSEYWFLENIKEMDKKFHDSAKAIADIALSIAFGAFFLATLPIIAAATLIDSGWPIFYTQNRVGRRGKIFKIIKYRTMYRDAELQGALWAKRNDARITRVGRLLRKTRLDELPQIINVLKTDMSFIGPRPERPEFVADLERMMPFYALRHLTRPGLTGWAQINYEYAASYEENLKKLQYDLYYIKNRSLLLDFKILLKTAGIVISRKGQ is encoded by the coding sequence ATGACCGACACCATTGTCAAAGTAAAGAAAGCCCTGCTCGTGCTCGGCGACCTCGCGGCCGCCTATTCTTCGCTTTATCTTACCCTGCTTTTACGCTACCGCGACGGCCTGAATCTTGAAGCCTGGCAGAGCCATCTCGTCCCGTTCACCGCAATTTACCTTGCCTGGATTGTGGTATTTTTTATAAGCGACCTTTATAACCTGAACACCGCGCGAAACACCGTGGATTTCCGCCGACGCTTCTTCCAGGCTCTGGCAATCAACGCCCTGATCGCGGTCGCCTTCTTCTACCTCAATCCCGCCGTCGCTATTGCGCCAAAAACCAACCTTATTATCAACATCGCAGTTTTTGCGATTCTCGCCTACTTTTGGCGCGCGATTTTCAACCTCGCGGCTTCACATTCAATTTTCGCGAACCGCGTGCTCTTTATTGGTTCACAGAAAAAATTTCAAGACATCATGCCCGACCTCGCACGAGGCGCCTATCACGACTGGAAGGTCGTTGCCGTTGTCGACCCGCAGGAGATTAAAGAATACCGCCGCGACAACGTCAGTTTTTATAAAAACACCACCCCGCTTTCCGAAATCATTAACCAGGAAAAAATCAGCACCATCGTGCTCGGCCTCTCCCCGGAAGAGCACCCGCGTCTCGGAAGAGAACTCTACGACTGTATCTTTGCCCATTCAATCGCAGTCGTGAATTTGCCGAAATTTTATGAAATCGTCACCCAGCGCCTGCCGGCCGATTTGCTTTCAGAATACTGGTTTTTGGAAAATATCAAAGAAATGGACAAAAAATTCCACGACTCGGCAAAGGCCATCGCCGATATCGCCCTCTCAATCGCCTTTGGCGCATTTTTCCTCGCCACCCTACCGATTATCGCGGCCGCGACACTGATCGACAGCGGCTGGCCAATTTTTTACACCCAGAACCGCGTCGGCCGCCGAGGCAAAATTTTCAAAATCATCAAATACCGCACCATGTACCGCGATGCCGAGCTCCAGGGCGCGCTCTGGGCTAAGCGCAACGATGCACGCATTACCCGCGTCGGCCGCTTGCTCCGCAAAACCCGGCTGGACGAACTGCCGCAGATTATCAATGTCCTCAAGACCGACATGAGCTTCATTGGCCCGCGGCCGGAACGCCCGGAATTTGTAGCTGATTTGGAACGCATGATGCCGTTCTACGCTCTCCGCCACTTAACCCGGCCCGGACTCACCGGTTGGGCGCAAATCAATTATGAATACGCCGCGAGCTACGAGGAAAATTTGAAAAAACTACAATACGATTTATACTATATCAAGAACCGGTCACTCCTCTTGGACTTTAAAATACTTTTAAAGACCGCCGGGATTGTAATAAGCAGGAAGGGGCAATAA
- a CDS encoding class I SAM-dependent methyltransferase, translating into MLKDLLKRAFKNKNLSLWILRRLFYLHDWALHKIVTVASLREGGIHPKHRLTEYHDFFLNNIEPSHTVLDIGCGNGILTREIAKKAKRVVGIDMNKTSIEYAKSHCALPNVEYIVADATQYSFNEKFDRVVVSNVLEHIDDRTSLLKQIKNICDIALIRVPMINRDWLVPYKKELGLEYRLDRNHFIEYTFNDFSEELNSAGMSISDYKINWGEIWAVVRCN; encoded by the coding sequence ATGCTAAAGGATTTATTAAAAAGAGCGTTTAAAAATAAAAATTTATCCCTCTGGATCCTGAGGCGATTATTTTATTTGCACGATTGGGCATTGCATAAAATTGTCACGGTCGCTTCATTGCGAGAGGGGGGGATACATCCAAAGCATCGCCTCACTGAATATCACGATTTTTTTCTAAATAATATCGAGCCATCGCACACCGTCCTTGATATTGGCTGCGGTAATGGTATTTTGACCCGCGAGATTGCCAAAAAGGCCAAAAGAGTCGTGGGGATTGATATGAATAAAACCAGTATTGAGTATGCAAAATCGCACTGCGCGTTGCCAAACGTTGAATATATTGTCGCCGATGCGACACAGTATAGTTTTAATGAAAAATTTGATCGCGTCGTAGTATCTAATGTACTGGAGCATATAGATGATAGGACTTCTCTTTTAAAGCAAATAAAAAATATTTGCGATATCGCTTTAATACGCGTGCCGATGATTAATCGGGATTGGTTAGTGCCGTATAAAAAAGAGCTTGGACTTGAATATCGATTGGATCGGAATCATTTTATTGAATATACTTTTAATGACTTTTCCGAAGAGCTGAATTCAGCCGGAATGTCTATATCGGATTACAAAATAAATTGGGGGGAAATATGGGCCGTGGTGCGGTGTAACTGA